Proteins from one Acidiphilium multivorum AIU301 genomic window:
- a CDS encoding SufE family protein encodes MSAPPFVTPAQESAAAAIAALHDELFLFDDWMDRYQFIIELGQSLPAFPEALKTDDRLVPGCQSRVWLEPKLEGGKLYFAGASDAAIVSGLVAMLLQVYSGRTPAEIRETPPVFLKEWGLIGALSGNRGNGVAAMAERIQRFAAS; translated from the coding sequence ATGAGCGCGCCGCCCTTCGTCACCCCCGCGCAGGAGAGCGCCGCCGCGGCGATCGCCGCCCTGCACGACGAGCTGTTCCTGTTCGATGACTGGATGGACCGCTACCAGTTCATCATCGAACTCGGCCAGTCGCTGCCCGCCTTCCCCGAGGCTCTGAAGACCGACGACCGGCTGGTGCCCGGCTGCCAGAGCCGGGTCTGGCTGGAGCCGAAGCTGGAAGGCGGGAAACTCTATTTCGCTGGCGCGTCGGACGCCGCCATCGTCAGCGGCCTCGTCGCCATGCTGCTGCAGGTCTATTCCGGCCGCACGCCCGCGGAAATCCGCGAAACACCGCCGGTCTTCCTCAAGGAATGGGGGCTGATCGGCGCCCTGTCCGGCAATCGCGGCAACGGTGTCGCGGCGATGGCCGAACGCATCCAGCGCTTCGCCGCCTCATAA
- a CDS encoding undecaprenyl-diphosphate phosphatase: MTPLIAVLFAILQGATELFPVSSLGHVVIVPALLHWPIDQASPSFLPFVVLLHVGTATALLLYFWREWWAMLAGLLGRGAPGEVDAQRGLLLRLVVATLPAVVIGFALKKPIQHLFASPEIAAAFLIANGAVLVIGERLRRRRAGNGFGIGQMTLRDAVIIGLFQCLAFLPGLSRSGSAIVGGLTRGLDHEAAARFAFLMATPVIAGAAVVEVPHLLHHAAAARGMFGTAVLAAIVAGVVAYLSTAFLMRYFRNHDRWALGPFAAYCALFGTLSLILIPFGA; this comes from the coding sequence ATGACCCCGCTGATCGCCGTCCTCTTCGCCATCCTGCAAGGGGCGACCGAGTTGTTCCCCGTCTCCAGCCTCGGCCATGTGGTGATCGTCCCCGCCCTGCTGCACTGGCCGATCGACCAGGCCTCGCCCTCGTTCCTGCCCTTCGTCGTGCTTCTGCATGTCGGCACCGCGACGGCGCTGCTGCTCTATTTCTGGCGCGAATGGTGGGCGATGCTCGCCGGCCTGCTCGGCCGCGGCGCGCCGGGCGAGGTCGATGCCCAGCGCGGCCTGCTGCTGCGCCTCGTCGTCGCCACCCTGCCCGCCGTGGTCATCGGCTTCGCGCTGAAGAAGCCGATCCAGCACCTCTTCGCCAGCCCCGAGATCGCCGCCGCCTTCCTCATCGCCAACGGCGCGGTGCTGGTGATCGGCGAACGGCTGCGCCGGCGCCGCGCCGGCAACGGGTTCGGCATCGGCCAGATGACGCTGCGCGACGCCGTCATCATCGGCCTGTTCCAGTGCCTCGCCTTCCTGCCCGGCCTGTCGCGCTCGGGCTCGGCGATCGTCGGCGGCCTGACCCGCGGGCTCGACCACGAGGCCGCCGCCCGCTTCGCCTTCCTGATGGCCACCCCGGTCATCGCCGGCGCCGCCGTGGTCGAGGTGCCGCATCTGCTGCACCACGCCGCCGCCGCGCGCGGCATGTTCGGCACCGCCGTGCTCGCCGCCATCGTCGCCGGTGTGGTGGCCTATCTCTCGACCGCGTTCCTGATGCGCTATTTCCGCAATCACGACCGCTGGGCCCTCGGCCCCTTCGCCGCCTATTGCGCCCTGTTCGGCACGCTGAGCCTGATCCTGATCCCGTTCGGCGCCTGA
- a CDS encoding anhydro-N-acetylmuramic acid kinase, with protein sequence MHAIGLMSGTSLDGVDAAVIETDGERVFGTGRSATLFYEDGLRARLRALLDAAPGLAPDDPELRSLDWLLADRHAEAVAMVASRADVVGFHGQTILHDPDRRRTWQIGDAAHLAHKTRLPVVHDFRSADVAAGGQGAPLAPLFHAALAEALEKPLLVVNIGGVANITWLGPTGEVLACDTGPGNGPLDDWVRLHTGAAFDADGALAAAGRVDQARLTRLMDDPWFARPAPKSLDRLQFSARVAAATEGLSAADGAALLVAFTAAAIAAAPLPAPPRRVLVAGGGRHNAAIMDALRRHFAAPVEPVEAVGWDGDALEAQCFGFLAVRALRGLPLSLPETTGVPAPLAGGRIVRPGPAAE encoded by the coding sequence ATGCACGCCATCGGCCTGATGAGCGGCACCTCGCTCGATGGGGTCGATGCGGCGGTGATCGAGACCGACGGCGAGCGGGTGTTCGGCACCGGGCGATCCGCCACGCTGTTCTACGAGGACGGACTGCGCGCCCGGCTGCGCGCCCTGCTCGATGCAGCACCCGGGCTCGCGCCCGACGATCCTGAACTGCGCAGCCTCGACTGGCTGCTGGCGGACCGGCATGCCGAGGCGGTGGCGATGGTGGCAAGCCGGGCCGATGTGGTGGGGTTTCACGGCCAGACCATCCTGCACGACCCGGATCGGCGGCGGACCTGGCAGATCGGCGATGCGGCGCATCTCGCGCACAAGACGCGGCTGCCCGTGGTGCATGACTTCCGCAGCGCCGATGTCGCCGCCGGCGGACAGGGCGCGCCGCTGGCGCCGCTGTTCCACGCCGCCCTCGCCGAGGCGCTGGAGAAGCCGCTGCTGGTGGTCAATATCGGCGGGGTCGCCAACATCACCTGGCTCGGCCCGACGGGCGAGGTGCTCGCCTGCGACACCGGCCCCGGCAACGGCCCGCTGGATGACTGGGTGCGGCTGCATACCGGCGCCGCCTTCGACGCCGACGGCGCGCTGGCCGCCGCCGGGCGGGTCGATCAGGCGCGGCTGACGCGATTGATGGACGATCCCTGGTTCGCCCGGCCGGCGCCGAAATCGCTTGACCGGCTGCAGTTCTCGGCGCGCGTCGCCGCGGCGACGGAGGGCTTGTCCGCCGCGGACGGGGCGGCGCTGCTCGTCGCCTTCACCGCGGCGGCGATTGCGGCGGCCCCGCTGCCCGCGCCGCCGCGTCGCGTGCTGGTCGCAGGCGGCGGGCGGCACAACGCGGCGATCATGGACGCGCTGCGCCGGCACTTCGCCGCCCCGGTCGAGCCGGTCGAGGCGGTGGGCTGGGATGGCGATGCGCTGGAGGCGCAGTGTTTCGGGTTTCTCGCGGTGCGCGCGCTACGCGGGCTGCCGCTCTCGTTGCCGGAGACGACCGGCGTGCCCGCGCCGCTCGCGGGCGGGCGGATCGTCCGGCCCGGCCCGGCTGCGGAATAG
- a CDS encoding glycosyltransferase family 2 protein, producing MSEFSDIPQILQDLRRRGTRAASEKRRGMSATGWPVTVSVVVPFHNEAENVVPLFDRLAAVLDGLGEDWELVCVNDGSRDATLAALQRIAARDGRVRVIDLSRNFGKEAALTAGLDHARGAVAIPLDADLQDPPEVIPALLAKWREGYDVVNATRASREGDGAVKRFTAHMFYRVMNRLSDVPIPRDTGDFRLIARPALEALKRLPERRRFMKGLFAWIGFRTATITYHRAPRHAGRTTWNYWKLWNFALEGVTSFSSAPLRLASYLGFAVSVFAFVYAAVTIFRKLAYGNPVQGYPSLLVAILFLGGVQLIALGMIGEYLGRLYEESKQRPLYIVREISGGSAPDL from the coding sequence ATGTCTGAATTTTCGGATATTCCCCAGATTTTACAGGATTTGAGACGGCGCGGGACTCGGGCTGCGTCAGAAAAAAGGCGCGGCATGTCAGCGACGGGATGGCCGGTGACGGTTTCCGTCGTGGTGCCGTTTCACAACGAGGCCGAGAATGTCGTCCCGCTGTTCGACCGGCTCGCCGCCGTGCTCGATGGTCTCGGCGAGGACTGGGAACTGGTCTGCGTGAACGATGGCAGCCGCGATGCCACGCTTGCGGCGCTGCAGCGCATCGCCGCGCGCGACGGGCGGGTGCGGGTGATCGACCTGTCGCGCAATTTCGGCAAGGAGGCGGCGTTGACCGCGGGACTCGACCATGCGCGCGGCGCGGTGGCGATTCCGCTCGACGCCGACCTGCAGGACCCGCCCGAGGTGATTCCGGCGCTGCTCGCGAAATGGCGCGAGGGCTACGATGTGGTGAACGCCACACGCGCCTCGCGCGAGGGCGACGGCGCGGTGAAGCGCTTCACCGCCCATATGTTCTACCGGGTGATGAACCGGTTGAGCGATGTGCCGATCCCGCGCGATACCGGGGATTTCCGGCTGATCGCCCGGCCGGCGCTGGAGGCGCTGAAGCGGCTGCCGGAGCGGCGGCGGTTCATGAAGGGGCTGTTCGCCTGGATCGGCTTCCGCACCGCGACCATCACCTATCACCGCGCCCCGCGCCATGCCGGGCGGACGACGTGGAATTACTGGAAATTGTGGAATTTCGCGCTGGAGGGGGTGACCTCGTTTTCCAGCGCGCCGCTGCGGCTGGCGTCCTATCTCGGCTTCGCCGTCTCGGTCTTCGCGTTCGTCTATGCGGCGGTGACGATCTTTCGCAAGCTGGCCTACGGCAACCCGGTGCAGGGCTATCCCTCGCTGCTGGTCGCCATCCTGTTCCTCGGCGGGGTGCAGCTCATCGCCCTCGGGATGATCGGCGAATATCTCGGCCGGCTCTACGAGGAGAGCAAGCAGCGGCCGCTCTATATCGTGCGCGAGATCAGCGGCGGCAGCGCGCCGGACTTATGA
- a CDS encoding glycosyltransferase family 87 protein: protein MEPDRTHGSFRPVIDRWTVVPWFVLGLAAVTWLNLFRPVFHLAAVIADSLAHGAPVTARHLHSDFFAFWPAGHIAATAEAARIYDPAWFAAWSTAQFGPGLPSYMQYFYPPPSLLTTLPLLPFGPAAGLLAWTLLISLPCIPLLRRAGAPWPVIAAGLLSAASLTGISIGEFGPIAGSAFIAALMAVSRRPDVAGGLFGLISLKPQAGLLGPVVLVARGEWRGLAVGIAVTAALAAAVTLVAGPAIWPAFLRQGMAVAHAHLIAPFPSVYETSGVSVFWMARSLGAPVGLAGLCQGVSALAASIWCWHAWRRKEADPVARAALTVCLTLLVTPYAYANDMTGLSVMVAWLAWRRGGPGVADALLWLWPALGPVIARVLHVEIAPLVILLGALRAARAPGGIGTPAPACYPAPI, encoded by the coding sequence GTGGAACCAGACAGGACTCATGGCAGCTTCCGCCCGGTGATCGACCGGTGGACGGTCGTGCCCTGGTTCGTGCTCGGCCTCGCGGCGGTGACCTGGCTCAACCTGTTCCGCCCCGTCTTCCATCTCGCGGCGGTCATCGCCGATAGCCTCGCCCATGGCGCGCCCGTCACCGCGCGGCATCTGCACAGCGATTTCTTCGCCTTCTGGCCGGCCGGGCACATTGCCGCCACCGCCGAGGCGGCGCGGATCTACGACCCCGCCTGGTTCGCCGCCTGGTCCACCGCGCAATTCGGCCCGGGCCTGCCATCCTACATGCAGTATTTCTACCCGCCTCCGTCCCTGCTGACGACGCTGCCGCTCCTGCCCTTCGGCCCCGCCGCCGGGCTCCTGGCGTGGACATTGCTGATCTCGCTGCCCTGCATTCCCCTGCTGCGCCGCGCCGGCGCGCCGTGGCCGGTGATCGCCGCCGGGCTGCTGAGCGCCGCCTCGCTCACCGGCATTTCGATCGGCGAGTTCGGCCCGATCGCCGGCAGCGCCTTCATCGCGGCGCTGATGGCGGTCTCCCGCCGGCCGGACGTGGCGGGCGGGCTGTTCGGCCTGATCTCGCTGAAGCCCCAGGCCGGCCTGCTCGGGCCGGTCGTGCTCGTGGCGCGGGGGGAATGGCGCGGCCTTGCCGTCGGCATCGCGGTCACCGCGGCCCTCGCCGCCGCGGTCACCCTCGTCGCCGGCCCGGCGATCTGGCCGGCCTTCCTCCGGCAGGGAATGGCGGTCGCCCATGCCCATCTGATCGCGCCCTTCCCCTCGGTCTACGAAACCAGCGGCGTCTCGGTGTTCTGGATGGCCCGCAGCCTCGGTGCCCCGGTCGGCCTTGCCGGCCTCTGCCAGGGCGTCTCGGCGCTGGCGGCCTCGATCTGGTGCTGGCATGCCTGGCGCCGCAAGGAGGCCGACCCGGTGGCGCGCGCCGCGCTCACCGTCTGCCTCACGCTGCTCGTGACCCCCTATGCCTATGCCAACGACATGACGGGGCTTTCCGTCATGGTCGCCTGGCTCGCCTGGCGGCGCGGCGGCCCCGGCGTCGCCGACGCGCTGCTCTGGCTCTGGCCCGCGCTCGGCCCGGTGATCGCGCGGGTGCTGCATGTCGAGATCGCGCCGCTCGTCATCCTGCTCGGCGCCCTGCGGGCCGCCCGCGCGCCCGGCGGAATTGGCACGCCGGCCCCCGCGTGCTACCCCGCGCCGATCTGA
- the tyrS gene encoding tyrosine--tRNA ligase — MLMTDPGDFLHEAEARGYIFQCTDTEGLREAMRAGPIAGYIGFDCTADSLHVGHMIQIMMLRLLQKHGHKPVAILGGGTTRIGDPSFREEARQLLTEEQIALNMAGIRDNIAAYLRFGEGPSDAIMVNNADWLDTLGYIDLLREVGVHFSVNRMLSFDSVRSRLEREQGLTFLEFNYSILQAYDFRELNRRYGVVLQMGGSDQWGNIVQGIDLVRRTDGKQVYGLTAPLITTASGAKMGKTAAGAVWLSAARRSPFDYWQFWRNTEDADVGRFLRLFTDLPLDEIARLEALQGAEINEAKKILATEATALCHGRAVAEEAAETARRTFEGGEAAETLPGIDIPAAELEAGIPAFALLVKAGLAASNGEARRLIRGGGARLNDAPIADEAHTITLADVIDGAAKLSAGKKHHRLVRPA; from the coding sequence ATGCTCATGACCGATCCCGGCGATTTCCTGCACGAGGCAGAAGCGCGCGGCTACATCTTCCAGTGCACCGACACCGAGGGGCTGCGCGAGGCGATGCGCGCCGGCCCCATCGCCGGCTATATCGGCTTCGACTGCACGGCCGACAGCCTGCATGTCGGCCACATGATCCAGATCATGATGCTCCGCCTGCTGCAGAAGCACGGGCACAAGCCGGTCGCCATCCTCGGCGGCGGCACCACCCGCATCGGCGACCCCTCCTTCCGCGAGGAAGCCCGCCAGCTCCTCACCGAGGAGCAGATCGCGCTCAACATGGCCGGCATCCGCGACAACATCGCCGCCTATCTGCGCTTCGGCGAGGGCCCGTCCGACGCCATCATGGTCAACAATGCCGACTGGCTGGACACGCTCGGCTATATCGACCTGCTGCGCGAGGTCGGCGTGCATTTCAGCGTCAACCGCATGCTGTCCTTCGACTCGGTCCGCTCGCGGCTGGAACGCGAGCAGGGCCTCACCTTCCTCGAATTCAACTACTCGATCCTGCAGGCCTACGATTTCCGCGAGCTGAACCGCCGCTACGGCGTGGTGCTGCAAATGGGCGGGTCGGACCAGTGGGGCAACATCGTCCAGGGCATCGACCTCGTCCGCCGCACTGACGGCAAGCAGGTCTATGGCCTGACCGCGCCGCTGATCACCACCGCCTCGGGCGCGAAGATGGGCAAGACCGCCGCCGGCGCCGTCTGGCTCTCGGCCGCGAGGCGCAGCCCGTTCGACTACTGGCAGTTCTGGCGCAACACCGAGGATGCCGATGTCGGCCGCTTCCTCCGCCTGTTCACCGACCTGCCGCTCGACGAGATCGCCCGGCTGGAGGCGCTGCAAGGGGCCGAGATCAACGAGGCGAAGAAGATCCTCGCCACCGAGGCGACCGCGCTCTGCCACGGGCGCGCGGTGGCCGAGGAAGCCGCGGAGACCGCGCGCCGCACCTTCGAGGGCGGCGAGGCGGCGGAAACCCTGCCGGGGATCGACATCCCCGCCGCCGAGCTTGAAGCCGGCATTCCCGCCTTCGCCCTGCTGGTGAAAGCCGGGCTCGCCGCCAGCAATGGCGAGGCGCGCCGGCTGATCCGCGGCGGCGGCGCGCGGCTGAACGACGCCCCGATCGCCGACGAGGCGCACACGATCACCCTCGCCGACGTGATCGACGGCGCGGCCAAGCTCTCGGCCGGCAAGAAGCACCACCGCCTGGTGCGCCCGGCATGA
- a CDS encoding TRAP transporter large permease, which yields MRRPVARIADAALDGAGVVLLAVEVLVLFAGIIARTVFIHPLIWSTEFARLVFVWLTMIGAAIAVRDDRHMRMTALVHSLPAHWQARFRAGADVIQLASVLAMIGPSLVFLQVEQLSSLSQLGISSAWEAAGLVAGFALIALYLLRDLFAHRGGDFWRGAVGAAVIVGAAWLAGRALAADTLAEVIFVFIAMLFATVLAGVPIAFAFGFCSTFYLMVTQGAPLAVMASQVEQGTSSIILLAVPLFVLLGGLLTVTRLAPAMMRFLTELIGPVKGGLFYVLIGGILLVSGISGAKTADLAAVAPIVVPEMKRQKIDEGHILSVVSCCGAMAETIPPSIVLIIIGAVTGTSISALFAAGLMPAILLAVILALLSRIWAGADAAAAAPRVPARRVLRSFLHGLPALALPFVIRFAVIDGIATATEVATIGTVYAIVLGVVFYGGFRPAALYDCAAKAVGLSGAIMFIIAVATAMSWTLTQSGFADDITRLMLALPGGRYGFLLGSIFLMIVLGSILEGIPILVLFGPILFPIARTLHIGDVRYGIIVILAMGIGLFAPPFGLGYYAAGIMTDIDPNRALKTIWGYLAALVLGLLAIAFVPWGAL from the coding sequence ATGCGCCGCCCGGTTGCGAGGATCGCCGATGCAGCACTGGATGGCGCTGGTGTCGTGCTGCTGGCGGTGGAGGTGCTGGTGCTGTTCGCCGGCATCATCGCGCGCACGGTGTTCATCCATCCGCTCATCTGGTCGACGGAATTCGCGAGGCTGGTGTTCGTCTGGCTCACCATGATCGGCGCCGCGATCGCGGTGCGCGACGACCGGCACATGCGGATGACGGCGCTGGTGCACAGCCTGCCGGCGCACTGGCAGGCCCGGTTCCGGGCCGGGGCGGATGTGATCCAGCTCGCTTCCGTGCTGGCGATGATCGGGCCGAGCCTCGTCTTCCTTCAGGTCGAGCAATTGTCCTCGCTGTCGCAGCTCGGTATTTCCAGCGCCTGGGAAGCGGCGGGGCTGGTGGCCGGCTTCGCGCTGATCGCGCTCTATCTGCTGCGCGACCTGTTCGCGCATCGGGGCGGGGATTTCTGGCGCGGCGCAGTGGGTGCGGCGGTCATCGTCGGGGCGGCGTGGCTGGCCGGCCGGGCCCTGGCCGCCGACACGCTGGCGGAGGTGATCTTCGTTTTCATCGCGATGCTGTTCGCGACCGTGCTGGCCGGCGTGCCGATCGCCTTCGCCTTCGGCTTCTGCTCCACCTTCTACCTGATGGTCACGCAGGGCGCGCCGCTCGCCGTGATGGCGAGCCAGGTGGAGCAGGGCACCTCCTCGATCATCCTGCTCGCGGTGCCGCTGTTCGTGCTGCTTGGCGGGCTGCTGACCGTCACCCGGCTCGCGCCGGCGATGATGCGGTTCCTCACCGAGCTGATCGGCCCGGTGAAGGGCGGGCTGTTCTATGTGCTGATCGGCGGCATCCTGCTCGTCTCCGGCATCTCCGGGGCGAAGACGGCCGATCTCGCCGCCGTCGCGCCGATCGTGGTGCCCGAGATGAAGCGGCAGAAGATCGACGAGGGGCACATACTCTCCGTCGTCTCGTGCTGCGGCGCGATGGCGGAGACGATACCGCCCTCGATCGTGCTGATCATCATCGGCGCGGTCACCGGAACCTCGATTTCCGCGCTGTTCGCCGCGGGGCTGATGCCGGCCATCCTGCTGGCGGTCATCCTGGCGCTGCTCTCGCGCATCTGGGCGGGGGCTGATGCGGCGGCCGCGGCGCCGCGTGTGCCGGCGCGGCGGGTCCTGCGGAGCTTCCTCCACGGCCTGCCCGCGCTGGCGCTGCCCTTCGTGATCCGCTTCGCCGTGATCGACGGCATCGCCACCGCGACCGAGGTCGCCACCATCGGCACCGTCTATGCGATCGTGCTCGGGGTCGTGTTTTATGGCGGATTCCGGCCGGCGGCGCTGTATGACTGCGCGGCGAAGGCGGTCGGGCTGTCGGGGGCGATCATGTTCATCATCGCGGTGGCGACCGCGATGAGCTGGACGCTGACGCAGTCCGGCTTCGCGGACGACATCACCCGGCTGATGCTGGCCCTGCCGGGCGGGCGCTACGGCTTCCTGCTGGGCTCGATTTTCCTGATGATCGTGCTCGGCAGCATTCTCGAGGGCATCCCGATCCTGGTGCTGTTCGGGCCGATCCTGTTTCCGATCGCCCGCACGCTGCATATCGGCGATGTGCGCTATGGCATCATCGTCATCCTTGCCATGGGTATCGGCCTGTTCGCGCCGCCGTTCGGGCTTGGCTATTACGCCGCCGGGATCATGACCGACATCGACCCGAACCGGGCCCTGAAGACCATCTGGGGCTATCTCGCCGCGCTGGTCTTGGGCCTGCTGGCGATCGCCTTCGTTCCCTGGGGCGCGCTCTGA
- a CDS encoding MFS transporter has product MATARPDIVRLMGARGARSIAQGALVVDFALYVTKLGWSAAFLGVVFALSILFAVAVTTLVGPASDRFGRKRFVLVYEAISVLAALIGLLTQATLPLAFAAVIGGFGRGANGSAGPFAPAEQSWLSGLIEKREFGTVLSINTAIGFFGMGIGAVLAGLIGASRPMFVLPLAASLIATMLLALTPDPPREAAARTEGHEAVSKAENSLLWKLAGLNILNGTGIGLSGPFISWWFAARYHAGASAIGPALAIAFAAAGIAALTTGRLTRRLGTVRAVVLMRGIGLVSLFALPFSPSFGVALVVYALRSAFNRGTAGARQAVALGLVRGERRGLAASVNTISVLLPRGIAPALAGVLFESGALAAPFLLAGLFQGAYLFIYPRVFGRHDPSRSA; this is encoded by the coding sequence ATGGCAACGGCGCGCCCCGACATCGTCCGGCTGATGGGCGCGCGCGGGGCGCGCAGCATCGCCCAGGGAGCGCTGGTGGTCGATTTCGCGCTCTATGTCACCAAACTCGGCTGGAGTGCGGCGTTCCTCGGCGTCGTCTTCGCCCTGTCGATCCTGTTCGCCGTCGCGGTGACGACGCTGGTCGGCCCGGCGAGCGACCGCTTCGGCCGCAAGCGCTTCGTCCTCGTCTACGAGGCGATCTCGGTCCTCGCCGCCCTGATCGGCCTGCTCACCCAGGCGACGCTGCCGCTCGCCTTCGCCGCGGTGATCGGCGGCTTCGGCCGCGGCGCCAACGGCTCGGCCGGCCCCTTCGCGCCGGCGGAACAATCCTGGCTGTCCGGCCTGATCGAGAAGCGGGAGTTCGGCACCGTCCTGTCGATCAACACCGCGATCGGGTTTTTCGGCATGGGCATCGGCGCCGTGCTCGCCGGGCTGATCGGCGCGTCGCGGCCGATGTTCGTCCTGCCGCTCGCGGCCTCGCTCATCGCCACAATGCTGCTCGCCCTCACCCCCGATCCGCCGCGTGAGGCCGCAGCCCGGACGGAGGGGCACGAAGCCGTCTCGAAGGCGGAGAACAGCCTGCTCTGGAAGCTCGCCGGTCTCAATATCCTCAACGGCACCGGGATCGGCCTGTCCGGCCCGTTCATCTCCTGGTGGTTCGCCGCCCGCTACCATGCGGGGGCTTCCGCCATCGGCCCGGCGCTCGCCATCGCCTTCGCCGCCGCCGGCATCGCCGCGCTGACCACCGGGCGGCTGACCCGGCGGCTCGGCACGGTGCGCGCGGTGGTGCTGATGCGCGGCATCGGGCTGGTCAGCCTGTTCGCCCTGCCCTTCTCGCCGAGTTTCGGCGTGGCACTGGTCGTCTATGCCCTGCGCTCGGCCTTCAACCGCGGCACCGCCGGGGCGCGCCAGGCGGTCGCCCTCGGCCTCGTGCGCGGCGAGCGGCGGGGGCTTGCCGCCAGCGTCAACACGATCTCGGTGCTGCTGCCGCGCGGCATCGCCCCGGCGCTGGCCGGCGTGCTGTTCGAGTCCGGCGCCCTCGCAGCCCCCTTCCTGCTCGCCGGCCTGTTCCAGGGCGCCTATCTGTTCATCTACCCCCGCGTCTTCGGACGCCACGATCCTTCGAGGTCCGCATGA
- a CDS encoding TRAP transporter substrate-binding protein, which yields MSNNTIRRRTLLAGAASVPAFAILTRRGDAAQFRWKMATGQEPTHPVNIRAAQAIKAIREATHGGLEIKLYPAAQLGTDKQLIAQTRLGGIQIMNMASSILATTIPAAGIVNIGYAFLTPKDVWAAVDGPLGAYIAKKIDAHGMHQIGPSWENGFRNVTSGTKPVRTPADLHNFKIRVPPAPILSSMFAAFGAAPTAIDFSEVYTSLENHVVDGQENPLPIIYTAKLYDVQKYLSMTRHAWDGYLIIGNKPAFARLPAKWQDIVTEEFGKAGHAERQDIADLGNALKSKLAAKGMTVLDVDKAAFRSVLGKTKYYPHWKQKFGAEAWGLLEKTAGPLE from the coding sequence ATGAGCAATAACACGATCCGGCGGCGCACGCTGCTGGCGGGGGCGGCATCCGTGCCGGCCTTCGCGATCCTGACCCGCAGGGGCGATGCGGCGCAGTTTCGCTGGAAGATGGCCACCGGCCAGGAGCCGACCCATCCGGTGAACATCCGCGCGGCGCAGGCGATCAAGGCGATCCGCGAGGCGACCCATGGCGGGCTCGAGATCAAGCTCTACCCCGCGGCGCAGCTCGGCACCGACAAGCAGCTGATCGCGCAGACCAGGCTCGGCGGGATCCAGATCATGAACATGGCCAGTTCCATTCTGGCAACGACGATTCCGGCGGCCGGCATCGTCAATATCGGTTACGCGTTCCTCACGCCGAAGGATGTGTGGGCGGCGGTCGACGGTCCGCTCGGCGCCTATATCGCGAAGAAGATCGACGCGCACGGCATGCACCAGATCGGGCCGAGTTGGGAAAACGGATTCCGCAACGTCACCTCCGGCACGAAGCCTGTGAGGACGCCGGCGGATCTGCACAATTTCAAGATCCGCGTGCCGCCGGCGCCAATCCTCTCGTCCATGTTCGCCGCGTTTGGTGCTGCGCCGACGGCGATCGATTTCAGCGAGGTCTATACCTCGCTCGAAAATCACGTGGTGGATGGCCAGGAAAATCCGCTGCCGATCATCTACACGGCGAAGCTCTATGACGTGCAGAAATATCTCAGCATGACCCGGCACGCCTGGGACGGCTACCTGATCATCGGCAACAAGCCGGCCTTCGCGCGGCTGCCGGCGAAATGGCAGGACATCGTGACCGAGGAATTCGGCAAGGCGGGGCATGCGGAGCGGCAGGATATCGCCGATCTCGGCAACGCGCTGAAATCGAAGCTCGCGGCGAAGGGAATGACCGTTCTCGATGTCGACAAGGCGGCGTTCCGCAGCGTGCTCGGCAAGACGAAATACTATCCGCACTGGAAGCAGAAATTCGGCGCCGAGGCGTGGGGCCTGCTTGAAAAGACGGCGGGCCCGCTGGAATAA
- a CDS encoding platelet-activating factor acetylhydrolase IB subunit yields the protein MIRRLCLLLALLVPFTAQAHVNLAAVPIGRMDLPWWRHRFEHTKQEAREHPDARLVWLGDSITEYWHREGPHPYQQILPIWRHYYGRYDALNFGLIGDTTASVIWRIDHGEFAGLHPRLVVLLIGANNLGRTHWGADQTVPGIEEVVRDLHRHVPGAHVLLLGILPSIRSAWISAQTRIINADLARRYAGSRLVTFRNVGHVLEVDGRADPALYVDPRMHPPEPALHPDAEGMRRIAAALQPTITRLMR from the coding sequence ATGATCCGTCGCCTCTGCCTGCTGCTGGCACTGCTGGTGCCATTCACCGCCCAGGCCCATGTCAATCTCGCCGCCGTGCCGATCGGGCGGATGGACCTGCCCTGGTGGCGGCACCGCTTCGAGCACACCAAGCAGGAGGCGCGCGAGCATCCGGACGCCAGGCTGGTCTGGCTCGGCGATTCGATCACCGAATACTGGCACCGCGAGGGCCCGCACCCCTACCAGCAGATCCTGCCGATCTGGCGCCACTATTACGGACGCTACGATGCGCTGAATTTCGGCCTGATCGGCGACACCACGGCGAGCGTGATCTGGCGGATCGACCATGGCGAATTCGCCGGCCTGCATCCCAGGCTCGTCGTGCTGCTGATCGGCGCCAACAATCTCGGCCGCACCCATTGGGGCGCGGACCAGACGGTGCCGGGAATCGAGGAGGTGGTGCGCGACCTGCACCGCCACGTCCCCGGCGCGCATGTGCTGCTGCTCGGCATCCTGCCCTCGATCCGCTCGGCGTGGATCAGCGCGCAGACGCGGATCATCAATGCCGATCTCGCCCGCCGCTATGCCGGTAGCCGCCTGGTGACGTTCCGCAATGTCGGCCACGTGCTGGAGGTCGATGGCCGCGCCGACCCCGCGCTCTATGTCGACCCGCGCATGCACCCGCCCGAGCCCGCCCTGCACCCCGATGCCGAGGGCATGCGCCGGATCGCCGCCGCGTTGCAGCCGACGATCACCCGCCTGATGCGCTGA